A part of Arachis hypogaea cultivar Tifrunner chromosome 12, arahy.Tifrunner.gnm2.J5K5, whole genome shotgun sequence genomic DNA contains:
- the LOC112726925 gene encoding serine/threonine-protein kinase Nek4 gives MEKYEILQQIGKGSFGSALLVRHRHENRKYVLKKIKLARQTDRTRRSAHQEMELVSKVRNPFIVEYKDSWVEKGCFVCIIIGYCEGGDMAEAIRKSNGIHFSEEKLCKWLVQLLMALDYLHTNHILHRDVKCSNIFLTKDQDIRLGDFGLAKMLTCDDLASSVVGTPSYMCPELLADIPYGSKSDIWSLGCCVYEMAAHKPAFKALDMQTLINKINKSLVAPLPTMYSSPFRGLVKSMLRKNPELRPSAAELLNHPHLQPYIHKIHLKLNTPRRSTFPFQWHDSSYLRRNRFFEPESVSTISDRHKRLSFSNDRALNPSISGTEVGSLCSAQRAQGSFTYSKERLYDLSVGCVREELNANKSKAAKFSAFDRTPRSQAGKISTPRRPIIPSISHTSSKRDSLPASPAAKFAPPTRRASLPLLTPSTGVMATATPYRASIGLLRSLDSPDISVNAPRIDKMAEFPLASCEGNHFFPVRGTSSTSAHCSSSSPGSAECSFTKDKCTVQVVDKASVPTITTGVNSTPAPVSHGSECSEPGATIVSSHSSADSRQRRFDTSSYQQRAEALEGLLEFSARLLQQQRFEELGVLLKPFGPEKVSPRETAIWLTKSFKETAA, from the exons ATGGAGAAGTATGAGATTCTTCAACAGATTGGCAAAGGTTCCTTTGGTTCTGCTCTTCTTGTTAGGCACAGACATGAAAACAGAAA GTATGTACTCAAGAAGATCAAACTTGCTCGCCAAACTGACAGAACTCGTAGATCTGCTCATCAAGAG ATGGAACTCGTCTCTAAAGTTCGAAATCCATTTATCGTGGAATATAAAGATTCCTGGGTAGAAAAG GGTTGTTTTGTATGTATCATCATCGGCTATTGTGAAGGCGGAGATAT GGCTGAAGCTATAAGAAAGTCTAATGGTATTCATTTTTCCGAAGAG AAGCTTTGTAAGTGGCTTGTTCAACTGCTGATGGCACTTGATTACTTGCATACGAATCATATTCTGCACCGTGATGTCAAG TGTTCAAATATATTCTTGACAAAAGATCAAGATATACGTCTAG GTGACTTTGGTCTTGCTAAAATGTTGACATGTGATGATCTTGCTTCCTCG GTTGTCGGGACTCCAAGTTATATGTGTCCGGAGCTTCTTGCTGATATACCTTATGGCTCTAAGTCAGATATCTGGTCTTTAG GATGCTGTGTTTATGAAATGGCTGCACATAAGCCAGCTTTCAAAGCTCTT GATATGCAAAcattgattaataaaataaacaagtcTTTAGTGGCTCCACTACCAACCATGTATTCCAGTCCATT TCGAGGGCTTGTCAAGAGTATGCTGCGGAAAAATCCAGAGCTTAGGCCAAGT GCTGCAGAGTTACTAAATCATCCACATCTTCAGCCTTATATTCACAAAATTCACCTGAAACTCAATACCCCAAGAAGAAGTACTTTTCCCTTCCAGTGGCATGATTCGAGTTACTTAAGGAGAAACCGCTTTTTCGAGCCAGAATCTGTTTCTACTATTTCAGACAGACACAAAAGATTATCCTTTAGCAATGACAGAGCTTTGAATCCTAGTATTTCTGGAACTGAAGTAGGTTCTCTCTGTTCTGCTCAAAGAGCACAAGGATCCTTCACTTATTCAAAAGAGAGATTGTATGATCTTTCTGTTGGTTGTGTCCGGGAAGAGTTGAATGCTAACAAGTCGAAAGCAGCAAAGTTCTCAGCTTTCGACAGGACACCAAGATCGCAAGCAGGGAAGATTTCCACCCCGAGACGGCCGATAATACCGTCGATATCACATACTAGCTCCAAGCGTGATTCA CTTCCAGCATCTCCGGCCGCAAAGTTCGCCCCACCAACTCGTCGAGCATCTCTTCCACTTCTTACACCTTCAACTGGAGTCATGGCAACAGCTACCCCTTACAGAGCCAGCATTGGCCTTCTAAGAAGCCTGGACTCACCAGATATTTCTGTCAATGCACCACGAATCGACAAGATGGCAGAGTTCCCTCTAGCATCCTGCGAGGGCAATCATTTCTTCCCCGTTCGTGGCACCTCATCAACGTCGGCTCATTGCTCGTCTAGCTCCCCCGGTAGCGCCGAATGCTCATTCACAAAAGACAAGTGTACAGTCCAAGTTGTGGACAAGGCCAGTGTCCCTACTATTACCACTGGTGTTAATAGCACTCCAGCTCCGGTCTCTCACGGCAGTGAATGCTCTGAGCCCGGGGCAACTATTGTTTCAAGCCATTCCTCGGCTGACTCTCGTCAGCGCAGGTTCGACACCTCGTCGTACCAGCAGCGCGCGGAGGCGTTGGAAGGGTTGCTGGAGTTCAGTGCAAGGCTCCTACAGCAACAGAGGTTTGAAGAGCTTGGTGTGTTGTTGAAACCATTTGGACCTGAGAAGGTTTCACCAAGGGAAACAGCTATTTGGTTGACTAAGAGCTTCAAAGAAACTGCGGCATAA